DNA from Campylobacter lari:
CTAAACCAGCTCAAGTAAAAGCTAAGCATATTTTGGTAACTAGTGAAAAAGAAGCTAAAGATATTATTGCCGAGCTTAGTAAGTTAAGTGGAAAAGCTTTAAATGATAAATTTGCTCAACTTGCAAAAGAAAAATCAATCGACAAAGGTTCTTCGGCTCAAGGCGGTGATCTTGGATGGTTTGCTGAATCAACTATGGTAAAACCATTTGCTGATGCAGCTTTTTCTATGAAAAAAGGTACTATTTCTAAAACACCAGTAAAAAGTGATTTTGGATATCATATTATTTTAAAAGAAGATGCTAGAGCGAAAAGTACTATGAGTTATAATGAAGTAAAAGCAGGTATTGAAAGCAATATCAAAATGGAAGAATTTAAAGAACTTATGAATAAAAAAGCTCAAGAGCTTCGTCAAAAAGCAAAAGTGGAATATAAATAATGGGTGTATTAGATCTTGTCAAACCAGGTGTTTTAAGTGGCGATGATCTAAATACCGTATATAATTATGCAAAAAAAGAAGGATTTGCTATCCCTGCGGTAAATGTCGTGGGGACAAATTCTATTAATGCGGTTTTAGAAAGTGCTAAAAAAGTTAATTCACCTGTGATTATTCAATTTTCAAATGGTGGAGCTAAATTTGTAGCAGGAAAAGCTTGTCCAAAAGCTGATGTGCTTGGTGCTATAAGTGGTGCAAGACATGTGCATTTAATGGCAAAAGCTTATGGAGTTCCAGTAATTTTACACACAGATCATGCTGCTAGAAAATTACTTCCTTGGATTGATGCTTTGATTGAAGCAAATATTGAGTTTAAAAAAGAAACAGGTAAGCCTTTGTTTAGCTCTCATATGATTGATTTAAGTGAAGAGGATTTAGAAAGTAATCTAGGCACTTGTGAGAATTATTTAAAACAAATGTCTGAGCTTGGAATTTCTTTAGAGCTTGAGCTAGGATGTACGGGTGGTGAAGAAGATGGAGTGGATAATACTAATATTGATAATGCAAAATTATACACTCAGCCTGAAGATGTAGCATTAGCTTATGAGAGACTTTCTAAAATTAGTGATAGATTTTCAATTGCAGCTAGTTTTGGTAATGTACATGGAGTATATAAACCAGGAAATGTGATTTTAAGACCTGAAATTCTTAAAAACTCTCAAAATTATGTAAAAGAAAAATTCAATCTTGGTGAAGATAAACCAATCAATTTTGTTTTCCATGGTGGTAGTGGTAGCGATATAGAGGATATCAAAGCAGCACTTAGCTATGGTGTAATTAAAATGAATATTGATACAGATACACAATGGGCTTTTTGGGATGGTGTTAGAGAGTATGAGCTTAAAAATAAAGCTTATTTGCAAGGCCAAATTGGTAATCCAGATGGAGAAGATAAGCCAAATAAAAAATATTATGATCCAAGAGTATGGCTTAGAGCGGGCGAAGAGAGTATGATCAAACGCTTAGAGTGCGCTTTTAGCGATTTAAATTGTATCGATAGAAACTAAGAGTTTTATAACTCTTAGTTGATTTTCCTGTGAAGATTTTAAATTTTTAGAGTAAAATTAACAAAGGTTTATAAAATGGAAGTTAAAACAACTGATGATTTTTCTGATCTTGTATTACCTGAAGGAAAAGGTAGTACAGGAATTGTTGCTTATTTAAAGATTATTTTTATCCCTGCCATATTGTATATTTTAGTGCTTTTAGGGTATTTTGGAAAGATTGATTTTAAAGTAGAATTACATAGTGTTGTAATGATAGGGATTATCTTTTTAGTGGCTTTGATCTTTGCTAGACATAGTGC
Protein-coding regions in this window:
- a CDS encoding peptidylprolyl isomerase, giving the protein MKKISLVAAALLTGLSLNAAVVATLDGNNISDTEVNEFFAPMLRGAKITDLPAEQKKAIIDQYIIQQLVLKDAKAQKIENDPSYKEELERAKEAIMVNIYQKKIFDSIKNDDAKAKKYYEANKDKFTKPAQVKAKHILVTSEKEAKDIIAELSKLSGKALNDKFAQLAKEKSIDKGSSAQGGDLGWFAESTMVKPFADAAFSMKKGTISKTPVKSDFGYHIILKEDARAKSTMSYNEVKAGIESNIKMEEFKELMNKKAQELRQKAKVEYK
- the fbaA gene encoding class II fructose-bisphosphate aldolase codes for the protein MGVLDLVKPGVLSGDDLNTVYNYAKKEGFAIPAVNVVGTNSINAVLESAKKVNSPVIIQFSNGGAKFVAGKACPKADVLGAISGARHVHLMAKAYGVPVILHTDHAARKLLPWIDALIEANIEFKKETGKPLFSSHMIDLSEEDLESNLGTCENYLKQMSELGISLELELGCTGGEEDGVDNTNIDNAKLYTQPEDVALAYERLSKISDRFSIAASFGNVHGVYKPGNVILRPEILKNSQNYVKEKFNLGEDKPINFVFHGGSGSDIEDIKAALSYGVIKMNIDTDTQWAFWDGVREYELKNKAYLQGQIGNPDGEDKPNKKYYDPRVWLRAGEESMIKRLECAFSDLNCIDRN